One Erinaceus europaeus chromosome 5, mEriEur2.1, whole genome shotgun sequence genomic window carries:
- the POU4F1 gene encoding POU domain, class 4, transcription factor 1, translating to MMSMNSKQPHFAMHPTLPEHKYPSLHSSSEAIRRACLPTPPLQSNLFASLDETLLARAEALAAVDIAVSQGKSHPFKPDATYHTMNSVPCTSTSTVPLAHHHHHHHHHQALEPGDLLDHIASPSLALMAGAGAAGAAAGGGAHDGPGGGGPGGGGPGGGGPGGSGPGGGGPGGGGGGGPGAGLLGGSAHPHPHMHGLGHLSHPAAAAAMNMPSGLPHPGLVAAAAHHGAAAAAAAAAAGQVAAASAAAAVVGAAGLASICDSDTDPRELEAFAERFKQRRIKLGVTQADVGSALANLKIPGVGSLSQSTICRFESLTLSHNNMIALKPILQAWLEEAEGAQREKMNKPELFNGGEKKRKRTSIAAPEKRSLEAYFAVQPRPSSEKIAAIAEKLDLKKNVVRVWFCNQRQKQKRMKFSATY from the exons ATGATGTCCATGAACAGCAAGCAGCCTCACTTTGCCATGCATCCCACCCTCCCTGAGCACAAGTACCCGTCGCTGCACTCCAGCTCCGAGGCCATCCGGCGGGCCTGCCTGCCCACGCCGCCG CTGCAGAGCAACCTCTTCGCCAGCCTGGACGAGACGCTGCTGGCGCGGGCCGAGGCGCTGGCGGCCGTGGACATCGCCGTGTCCCAGGGCAAGAGCCACCCGTTCAAGCCGGACGCCACGTACCACACGATGAACAGCGTGCCGTGCACGTCCACGTCCACCGTGCCGCTggcgcaccaccaccaccaccaccaccaccaccaggcgcTTGAGCCCGGCGACCTGCTGGACCACATCGCGTCGCCGTCGCTGGCGCTCatggcgggcgcgggcgcggcggGCGCGGCGGCCGGAGGCGGCGCCCACGACGGCCCGGGGGGCGGCGGCCCGGGCGGCGGCGGCCCCGGGGGCGGCGGCCCGGGCGGCAGCGGCCCGGGCGGCGGCggcccgggcggcggcggcggcggcggccctgGCGCGGGGCTGCTGGGCGGCTCggcgcacccgcacccgcacatGCACGGCCTGGGCCACCTGTCGCacccggcggcggcggccgccATGAACATGCCGTCGGGGCTGCCGCACCCCGGGCTGGTGGCGGCCGCGGCGCACCacggcgcggcggcggcggcggcggcggcggcggccgggcaGGTGGCGGCGGCGTCGGCGGCGGCGGCCGTGGTGGGCGCGGCGGGCCTGGCGTCCATCTGCGACTCGGACACGGACCCGCGCGAGCTCGAGGCGTTCGCCGAGCGCTTCAAGCAGCGGCGCATCAAGCTGGGCGTGACGCAGGCCGACGTGGGCTCGGCGCTCGCCAACCTCAAGATCCCGGGCGTCGGCTCCCTCAGCCAGAGCACCATCTGCAGGTTCGAGTCGCTCACGCTGTCGCACAACAACATGATCGCGCTCAAGCCCATCCTGCAGGCCTGGCTGGAGGAGGCCGAGGGCGCGCAGCGCGAGAAAATGAACAAGCCGGAGCTCTTCAACGGCGGCGAGAAGAAGCGCAAGCGGACTTCCATCGCCGCGCCGGAGAAGCGCTCCCTCGAGGCCTACTTCGCCGTCCAGCCCCGACCCTCCTCCGAGAAGATCGCCGCCATCGCCGAGAAACTGGACCTCAAAAAGAACGTGGTGCGGGTGTGGTTTTGTAaccagagacagaagcagaagcgGATGAAATTCTCCGCCACTTACTGA